A genomic segment from Candidatus Viadribacter manganicus encodes:
- the recR gene encoding recombination mediator RecR, which translates to MRSKAITAAPEIEALISLLAKVPGLGPRSARRAALQLLKRKDQLMAPLAAALAVAAEKVRACSNCGALDTQDPCMLCAAIDRDDGLICVVAEVGDVWALERAGAFKGRYHVLGGTLSALDGVRPDDLRIAKLLERASGPDVREVILALSATVDGQTTAHYLAERLQPLSVTVSRLSHGVPVGGELDLLDDGTLFAALQSRRPS; encoded by the coding sequence ATGCGATCCAAAGCCATCACAGCCGCGCCCGAGATCGAGGCGCTCATCTCTTTGCTCGCGAAGGTGCCGGGCCTCGGTCCGCGTTCAGCGCGGCGCGCGGCGCTGCAGCTATTGAAGCGCAAAGATCAGCTCATGGCTCCGCTCGCGGCGGCGCTTGCTGTTGCAGCGGAAAAGGTGCGCGCGTGCTCGAATTGCGGCGCACTCGACACTCAAGATCCCTGCATGCTGTGCGCAGCCATCGATCGCGACGATGGCCTCATTTGCGTTGTTGCAGAAGTTGGCGATGTCTGGGCCTTGGAGCGCGCAGGCGCCTTTAAGGGTAGGTATCACGTACTGGGCGGGACGCTCTCGGCGCTCGATGGCGTTCGGCCGGACGATCTTCGCATCGCGAAATTGCTCGAACGCGCGAGCGGGCCGGACGTACGCGAAGTCATCCTTGCACTGTCGGCGACGGTCGACGGCCAAACGACGGCGCATTATTTGGCCGAGCGCCTGCAGCCGCTCAGCGTAACTGTAAGCAGACTTTCACACGGCGTGCCCGTCGGCGGCGAACTTGACCTCCTGGATGACGGCACTTTGTTTGCTGCATTGCAAAGTCGCCGCCCCTCCTGA
- a CDS encoding DoxX family protein codes for MGFLDRFSPQLLSALRIVSALLFIAHGTTKLLGFPATEMFAVAPEPMTLMWFGGILEAGGGALLLLGLFTRPVAFVLSGMMAVAYWMFHAPASFYPVQNGGDAAILYCFVFLYIAAAGGGPLSVDAMIGKKK; via the coding sequence ATGGGTTTTCTGGATCGTTTTTCGCCGCAACTATTGAGCGCGCTGCGCATCGTGAGCGCTTTGCTCTTTATTGCGCACGGCACAACCAAGCTCCTTGGATTTCCGGCGACCGAAATGTTTGCGGTGGCGCCCGAGCCGATGACTTTGATGTGGTTTGGGGGAATTCTTGAAGCTGGCGGCGGCGCGTTGTTGCTGCTGGGTCTGTTCACGCGACCAGTTGCATTTGTGCTCTCCGGCATGATGGCGGTCGCGTATTGGATGTTCCACGCGCCCGCATCGTTCTACCCGGTGCAGAACGGCGGCGATGCCGCAATCTTGTACTGCTTCGTCTTCCTTTATATCGCCGCCGCAGGCGGGGGTCCGCTCAGCGTCGATGCGATGATCGGCAAGAAAAAGTAA